From Prionailurus viverrinus isolate Anna chromosome B2, UM_Priviv_1.0, whole genome shotgun sequence, the proteins below share one genomic window:
- the TJAP1 gene encoding tight junction-associated protein 1 isoform X1, translating into MTSAAPAKKPYRKAPPEHRELRLEVPGSRLEQEEPLTDAERMKLLQQENEELRRRLASATRRTEALERELEIGQDCLELELGQSREELDKFKDKFRRLQNSYTASQRTNQELEDKLHTLASLSHSWIFAIKKAEMDRKTLDWEIVELTNKLLDAKNTINKLEELNERYRLDCNLAVQLLKCNKSHFRNHKFADLPCELQDMVRKHLHSGQEAASPGPAPSLMPGAVVPTSVIARVLEKPESLLLNSAQSGSAGRPLAEDVFVHVDMSGGGPGDPASPPAPGSPTSQPNGECRSLGTAGGSPEEELPLPAFEKLSPYPTPSPPHPLYPGRKVIEFSEDKVRIPRNSPLPNCTYATRQAISLSLVEEGGERARPSPVPSSPASAQTSPRHEPSPVPPALSAPASSASSEEDLLASWQRAFVDRTPPPAAVAQRTAFGRDALPDLQRHFALSPADRDEEVLAPSSPPGESGLLLPTEADSGLPREEEEELNLPISPEEERQSLLPSDNGTDQGPVTSHTDGRAWALPSSSRPQRSPKRMGVHHLHRKDSLTQAQEQGNLLN; encoded by the exons GAGCCCCTGACCGATGCAGAGAGGATGAA GCTGTTGCAGCAGGAGAACGAGGAGCTCCGCCGGCGCCTGGCCTCAGCCACCAGGCGCACCGAGGCCCTGGAGCGCGAGCTGGAGATCGGGCAGGACTGCTTGGAGCTGGAGCTGGGCCAGAGCCGCGAGGAGCTGGACAAATTTAAGGACAAGTTCCGCAG GCTTCAGAACAGCTACACGGCTTCCCAGAGGACCAACCAGGAGCTGGAGGACAAGCTGCACACACTG GCCTCTCTTAGCCACAGCTGGATCTTTGCA ATCAAGAAAGCGGAGATGGACAGGAAGACGCTGGACTGGGAGATCGTGGAGCTGACCAACAAGCTGCTGGACGCCAAGAACACCATCAACAAGCTGGAGGAGCTCAAT GAGCGGTACCGGCTGGACTGCAACCTGGCTGTGCAGCTCCTCAAGTGCAACAAGTCCCACTTCCGCAACCACAAGTTCGCCGAT CTGCCCTGTGAGCTACAGGACATGGTTCGGAAACATCTGCACAGTGGTCAAGAGGCTGCCAGCCCGGGCCCCGCCCCTAGCCTGATGCCAGGGGCTGTGGTACCCACCTCGGTCATTGCCCGGGTGTTAGAGAAGCCAGAGTCTCTACTGCTCAACTCAGCCCAGTCAGGCAGTGCCGGGCGCCCCTTGGCCGAGGATGTCTTTGTGCACGTGGACATGAGTGGGGGGGGCCCGGGTGACCCAGCcagtcccccagcccctggcagccccACCTCACAACCCAATGGGGAATGCCGCTCCCTGGGCACTGCTGGGGGCTCCCCAGAGGAGGAGTTGCCCCTGCCAGCCTTTGAGAAGCTgagcccctaccccaccccatctccaccACACCCGCTGTATCCTGGCCGCAAGGTAATCGAGTTCTCTGAGGATAAGGTGCGAATCCCCCGCAACAGCCCCCTGCCCAACTGCACTTACGCCACCCGCCAGGCCATTTCCCTGAGCCTGGTGGAGGAGGGCGGTGAGCGGGCCCGCCCCAGCCCAGTGCCCAGCAGCCCTGCCTCAGCCCAGACCTCCCCCCGCCACGAGCCCAGCCCTGTCCCCCCAGCACTCAGTGCCCCGGCCAGCTCTGCCAGCTCTGAGGAGGACCTGCTAGCCAGCTGGCAGCGAGCATTTGTGGACCGCACTCCACCCCCAGCCGCCGTGGCCCAGCGCACAGCCTTTGGACGTGATGCCCTCCCTGACCTGCAGCGCCACTTTGCTCTTAGCCCCGCTGACAGAGATGAGGAGGTTCTGGCGCCTTCTTCCCCACCTGGTGAGAGTGGGCTTTTGCTGCCAACAGAAGCTGATTCTGGCCttcccagggaggaggaagaagagctgAACCTGCCCATCAGCCCTGAGGAAGAGCGCCAGAGTCTGCTGCCCAGTGATAATGGCACAGATCAGGGGCCTGTCACTTCCCACACTGACGGCAGGGCCTGGGCACTCCCCAGCTCCAGCCGTCCCCAGCGCAGCCCCAAGAGGATGGGGGTGCACCACCTTCACCGCAAGGACAGCCTGACCCAGGCCCAAGAGCAGGGCAACCTGCTCAACTag
- the TJAP1 gene encoding tight junction-associated protein 1 isoform X2, whose translation MTSAAPAKKPYRKAPPEHRELRLEVPGSRLEQEEPLTDAERMKLLQQENEELRRRLASATRRTEALERELEIGQDCLELELGQSREELDKFKDKFRRLQNSYTASQRTNQELEDKLHTLIKKAEMDRKTLDWEIVELTNKLLDAKNTINKLEELNERYRLDCNLAVQLLKCNKSHFRNHKFADLPCELQDMVRKHLHSGQEAASPGPAPSLMPGAVVPTSVIARVLEKPESLLLNSAQSGSAGRPLAEDVFVHVDMSGGGPGDPASPPAPGSPTSQPNGECRSLGTAGGSPEEELPLPAFEKLSPYPTPSPPHPLYPGRKVIEFSEDKVRIPRNSPLPNCTYATRQAISLSLVEEGGERARPSPVPSSPASAQTSPRHEPSPVPPALSAPASSASSEEDLLASWQRAFVDRTPPPAAVAQRTAFGRDALPDLQRHFALSPADRDEEVLAPSSPPGESGLLLPTEADSGLPREEEEELNLPISPEEERQSLLPSDNGTDQGPVTSHTDGRAWALPSSSRPQRSPKRMGVHHLHRKDSLTQAQEQGNLLN comes from the exons GAGCCCCTGACCGATGCAGAGAGGATGAA GCTGTTGCAGCAGGAGAACGAGGAGCTCCGCCGGCGCCTGGCCTCAGCCACCAGGCGCACCGAGGCCCTGGAGCGCGAGCTGGAGATCGGGCAGGACTGCTTGGAGCTGGAGCTGGGCCAGAGCCGCGAGGAGCTGGACAAATTTAAGGACAAGTTCCGCAG GCTTCAGAACAGCTACACGGCTTCCCAGAGGACCAACCAGGAGCTGGAGGACAAGCTGCACACACTG ATCAAGAAAGCGGAGATGGACAGGAAGACGCTGGACTGGGAGATCGTGGAGCTGACCAACAAGCTGCTGGACGCCAAGAACACCATCAACAAGCTGGAGGAGCTCAAT GAGCGGTACCGGCTGGACTGCAACCTGGCTGTGCAGCTCCTCAAGTGCAACAAGTCCCACTTCCGCAACCACAAGTTCGCCGAT CTGCCCTGTGAGCTACAGGACATGGTTCGGAAACATCTGCACAGTGGTCAAGAGGCTGCCAGCCCGGGCCCCGCCCCTAGCCTGATGCCAGGGGCTGTGGTACCCACCTCGGTCATTGCCCGGGTGTTAGAGAAGCCAGAGTCTCTACTGCTCAACTCAGCCCAGTCAGGCAGTGCCGGGCGCCCCTTGGCCGAGGATGTCTTTGTGCACGTGGACATGAGTGGGGGGGGCCCGGGTGACCCAGCcagtcccccagcccctggcagccccACCTCACAACCCAATGGGGAATGCCGCTCCCTGGGCACTGCTGGGGGCTCCCCAGAGGAGGAGTTGCCCCTGCCAGCCTTTGAGAAGCTgagcccctaccccaccccatctccaccACACCCGCTGTATCCTGGCCGCAAGGTAATCGAGTTCTCTGAGGATAAGGTGCGAATCCCCCGCAACAGCCCCCTGCCCAACTGCACTTACGCCACCCGCCAGGCCATTTCCCTGAGCCTGGTGGAGGAGGGCGGTGAGCGGGCCCGCCCCAGCCCAGTGCCCAGCAGCCCTGCCTCAGCCCAGACCTCCCCCCGCCACGAGCCCAGCCCTGTCCCCCCAGCACTCAGTGCCCCGGCCAGCTCTGCCAGCTCTGAGGAGGACCTGCTAGCCAGCTGGCAGCGAGCATTTGTGGACCGCACTCCACCCCCAGCCGCCGTGGCCCAGCGCACAGCCTTTGGACGTGATGCCCTCCCTGACCTGCAGCGCCACTTTGCTCTTAGCCCCGCTGACAGAGATGAGGAGGTTCTGGCGCCTTCTTCCCCACCTGGTGAGAGTGGGCTTTTGCTGCCAACAGAAGCTGATTCTGGCCttcccagggaggaggaagaagagctgAACCTGCCCATCAGCCCTGAGGAAGAGCGCCAGAGTCTGCTGCCCAGTGATAATGGCACAGATCAGGGGCCTGTCACTTCCCACACTGACGGCAGGGCCTGGGCACTCCCCAGCTCCAGCCGTCCCCAGCGCAGCCCCAAGAGGATGGGGGTGCACCACCTTCACCGCAAGGACAGCCTGACCCAGGCCCAAGAGCAGGGCAACCTGCTCAACTag
- the LRRC73 gene encoding leucine-rich repeat-containing protein 73: MLPSSIQISGEPLSGAEVRDICRGLRDNAVRLLSLRGCRLCDRDFGRICRALAGATSLAQLNLNLGVVSSPSRIKQLAEALRTNRSIQSLFLHGSPLTDAGLALLNPALALHPALVALDLGDCMLGDEAINLICGLLPPDGAKSGLKELTLSANPGITPKGWSRLAIAVAHSSQVRVLNLDYNPLGDHVAGMLAVAVASSRTLEVLDLEGTGLTNQSAQTLLDMVENYPTALRSLVLAENSISPELQQQICDLLSEGEEEEEVAGGAGDTQERERGREPAAHQRSSSSWMCPSDPSSQMVLMTSGLGDSLLAETEM, translated from the exons ATGCTGCCCAGCTCCATCCAGATTTCGGGGGAACCGCTGTCAGGCGCCGAGGTGCGGGACATCTGCCGCGGCCTGCGCGACAACGCCGTGCGCCTGCTCTCACTGCGCGGCTGCCGCCTCTGCGACCGCGACTTCGGCCGCATCTGCCGGGCCCTGGCCGGGGCCACGTCCCTGGCGCAGCTCAACCTTAACCTAGGCGTCGTGTCCAGTCCCAGCCGCATCAAGCAGCTGGCAGAGGCGCTGCGGACCAACCGCTCCATCCAGTCCCTCTT CCTACATGGGAGTCCCCTGACAGATGCAGGGCTGGCCTTGCTGAACCCAGCCCTGGCCCTCCACCCTGCCCTTGTGGCTCTGGACCTGGGGGACTGCATGCTGGGTGATGAAGCCATCAACCTCATCTGTGGCCTCCTCCCCCCAGATGGAGCCAAGTCAG GCTTGAAGGAGCTAACGCTGAGTGCCAACCCTGGCATCACCCCTAAGGGCTGGAGCCGCCTCGCGATTGCTGTGGCCCACAGCTCCCAGGTCCGCGTCCTCAATCTGGACTACAACCCCCTGG GTGACCATGTGGCAGGGATGCTGGCTGTAGCTGTGGCCTCCAGCCGCACCTTAGAAGTCCTAGACTTGGAGGGCACAGGGCTCACCAACCAGTCAGCTCAG ACCCTGCTGGACATGGTAGAAAATTACCCCACGGCTTTGCGGAGCCTGGTGTTGGCTGAGAACAGCATTAGCCCAGAGCTGCAGCAACAGATCTGTGACCTCCTctcagagggagaggaggaggaggaggtggcggGAGGGGCTGGCGACACCCAGGAACGAGAGAGAGGGCGGGAGCCTGCTGCCCACCAGAGGAGCAGCAGCTCCTGGATGTGCCCCAGTG ATCCCAGCTCTCAGATGGTGCTCATGACTTCAGGACTCGGTGACAGTCTGTTGGCTGAGACCGAGATGTGA
- the YIPF3 gene encoding protein YIPF3 isoform X1 — protein MATTAAPAGGARSGAGPEWGGFEENIQGGGSAVIDMENMDDTSGSSFEDMGELHQRLREEEVDADAAAAEEEDGEFLGMKGFKGQLSRQVADQMWQAGKRQASRAFSLYANIDILRPYFDVEPAQVRSRLLESMIPIKMVNFPQKIAGELYGPLMLVFTLVAILLHGMKTSDTIIREGTLMGTAIGTCFGYWLGVSSFIYFLAYLCNAQITMLQMLALLGYGLFGHCIVLFITYNIHLHALFYLFWLLVGGLSTLRMVAVLVSRTVGPTQRLLLCGTLAALHMLFLLYLHFAYHKVVEGILDTLEGPNIPPMQRVPRDIPAALPAARLPATVLNATAKAVMVTLQSH, from the exons ATGGCAACTACAGCGGCGCCGGCCGGCGGCGCCCGAAGCGGGGCTGGTCCGGAATGGGGAGGTTTCGAAGAAAACATCCAG GGTGGAGGCTCAGCTGTGATTGACATGGAGAACATGGATGATACCTCAGGCTCCAGCTTCGAGGACATGGGTGAGTTGCATCAGCGCCTGCGCGAGGAAGAAGTAGATGCCGATGCAGCTGCAGCGGAAGAGGAGGATGGGGAGTTCCTGGGCATGAAGGGCTTCAAGGGACAGCTGAGCCGGCAGGTGGCTGATCAG ATGTGGCAGGCAGGGAAGAGACAAGCCTCCAGGGCCTTCAGCTTGTACGCCAACATCGACATCCTGAGACCCTACTTTGATGTGGAGCCTGCCCAGGTGCGAAGCAG GCTCCTGGAGTCCATGATCCCTATCAAGATGGTCAACTTCCCCCAG AAAATCGCAGGTGAACTCTATGGACCTCTCATGCTGGTCTTCACGCTGGTTGCCATCCTCCTCCATGGGATGAAGACATCTGACACCATTATT CGGGAGGGCACCCTGATGGGTACAGCCATTGGCACCTGCTTCGGCTACTGGCTGGGTGTCTCGTCTTTCATTTACTTCCTCGCCTACCTGTGCAACGCCCAGATCACCATGCTCCAGATGCTGGCATTGCTG GGCTATGGCCTCTTTGGGCACTGCATTGTCCTGTTCATCACCTATAACATCCACCTCCATGCCCTCTTCTACCTCTTCTGGTTGCTGGTGGGTGGACTGTCTACTCTACGCATG GTGGCAGTGTTGGTGTCACGGACTGTGGGCCCCACACAGCGGCTGCTCCTCTGTGGCACCCTGGCCGCCCTACACATGCTTTTCCTGCTCTATCTGCATTTTGCCTACCACAAGGTGGTAGAGG GGATCCTGGACACGCTGGAGGGCCCCAACATCCCGCCTATGCAGAGGGTCCCCAGAGACATCCCTGCCGCGCTCCCTGCTGCTAGGCTTCCTGCCACCGTGCTCAATGCCACAGCCAAGGCTGTTATGGTGACCCTGCAGTCACACTGA
- the YIPF3 gene encoding protein YIPF3 isoform X2 — MATTAAPAGGARSGAGPEWGGFEENIQGGGSAVIDMENMDDTSGSSFEDMGELHQRLREEEVDADAAAAEEEDGEFLGMKGFKGQLSRQVADQMWQAGKRQASRAFSLYANIDILRPYFDVEPAQVRSRLLESMIPIKMVNFPQKIAGELYGPLMLVFTLVAILLHGMKTSDTIIREGTLMGTAIGTCFGYWLGVSSFIYFLAYLCNAQITMLQMLALLGYGLFGHCIVLFITYNIHLHALFYLFWLLVGGLSTLRMGSWTRWRAPTSRLCRGSPETSLPRSLLLGFLPPCSMPQPRLLW; from the exons ATGGCAACTACAGCGGCGCCGGCCGGCGGCGCCCGAAGCGGGGCTGGTCCGGAATGGGGAGGTTTCGAAGAAAACATCCAG GGTGGAGGCTCAGCTGTGATTGACATGGAGAACATGGATGATACCTCAGGCTCCAGCTTCGAGGACATGGGTGAGTTGCATCAGCGCCTGCGCGAGGAAGAAGTAGATGCCGATGCAGCTGCAGCGGAAGAGGAGGATGGGGAGTTCCTGGGCATGAAGGGCTTCAAGGGACAGCTGAGCCGGCAGGTGGCTGATCAG ATGTGGCAGGCAGGGAAGAGACAAGCCTCCAGGGCCTTCAGCTTGTACGCCAACATCGACATCCTGAGACCCTACTTTGATGTGGAGCCTGCCCAGGTGCGAAGCAG GCTCCTGGAGTCCATGATCCCTATCAAGATGGTCAACTTCCCCCAG AAAATCGCAGGTGAACTCTATGGACCTCTCATGCTGGTCTTCACGCTGGTTGCCATCCTCCTCCATGGGATGAAGACATCTGACACCATTATT CGGGAGGGCACCCTGATGGGTACAGCCATTGGCACCTGCTTCGGCTACTGGCTGGGTGTCTCGTCTTTCATTTACTTCCTCGCCTACCTGTGCAACGCCCAGATCACCATGCTCCAGATGCTGGCATTGCTG GGCTATGGCCTCTTTGGGCACTGCATTGTCCTGTTCATCACCTATAACATCCACCTCCATGCCCTCTTCTACCTCTTCTGGTTGCTGGTGGGTGGACTGTCTACTCTACGCATG GGATCCTGGACACGCTGGAGGGCCCCAACATCCCGCCTATGCAGAGGGTCCCCAGAGACATCCCTGCCGCGCTCCCTGCTGCTAGGCTTCCTGCCACCGTGCTCAATGCCACAGCCAAGGCTGTTATGGTGA
- the POLR1C gene encoding DNA-directed RNA polymerases I and III subunit RPAC1 isoform X2, with protein sequence MAAAQAVEELRTRVVLGEFGVRNVHTTDFPGNYSGYDDAWDQDRFEKNFRVDVVHLDENSLEFDMVGIDAAIANAFRRILLAEVPTMAVEKVLVYNNTSIVQDEILAHRLGLIPIHADPRLFEYRNQGDEEGTEIDTLQFQLQVRCTRNPHAAKDSSDPNELYVNHKGKDHAKFSPVATASYRLLPDITLLEPVEGDAAEELRRCFSPGVIEVQEVQGKKVARVANPRLDTFSREVFRNEKLKKVVRLARVRDHYIFSVESTGVLPPEVLVSEAIKVLMGKCQRFLDELDAVQMD encoded by the exons ATGGCGGCTGCTCAGGCGGTGGAAGAATTGCGGACCCGCGTGGTTCTAGGGGAGTTCGGGGTTCGCAAT GTTCATACCACTGACTTTCCTGGTAACTATTCGGGTTATGATGATGCCTGGGACCAAGACCGCTTCGAGAAG AATTTCCGTGTGGATGTAGTGCACTTGGATGAAAACTCATTGGAGTTTGACATGGTGGGAATTGATGCAGCCATTGCCAATGCTTTTCGGCGCATTTTATTAGCTGAG GTGCCAACCATGGCTGTGGAAAAGGTCCTGGTGTACAACAACACGTCCATTGTCCAGGATGAGATCCTTGCTCATCGCTTGGGGCTCATTCCCATTCATGCTGATCCCCGTCTTTTTGAATATCGGAACCaag GAGATGAAGAAGGTACAGAGATAGATACTCTACAGTTTCAGCTTCAGGTCAGGTGCACTCGGAACCCCCATGCTGCTAAAGATTCCTCTGACCCCAATGAACTCTATGTGAACCATAAAG GCAAGGATCATGCCAAGTTTTCACCTGTGGCAACAGCCAGTTACAGGCTTCTGCCAGACATCACCCTGCTTGAGCCTGTGGAAGGGGATGCAGCGGAGGAGCTGAGGCGGTGCTTCTCGCCTGGTGTTATTGAGGTGCAGGAAGTCCAAG GTAAAAAGGTGGCCAGAGTTGCCAATCCCCGGCTAGATACCTTTAGCAGAGAAGTGTTCCGGAACGAGAAGCTGAAGAAGGTTGTACGACTTGCTCGAGTTCGGGACCACTATATCT TTTCTGTCGAGTCAACAGGGGTGTTGCCACCAGAGGTGCTAGTGAGTGAAGCCATCAAGGTACTGATGGGGAAGTGCCAACGGTTCTTGGATGAACTAGATGCAGTTCAGATGGACTGA
- the POLR1C gene encoding DNA-directed RNA polymerases I and III subunit RPAC1 isoform X1, translating to MAAAQAVEELRTRVVLGEFGVRNVHTTDFPGNYSGYDDAWDQDRFEKNFRVDVVHLDENSLEFDMVGIDAAIANAFRRILLAEVPTMAVEKVLVYNNTSIVQDEILAHRLGLIPIHADPRLFEYRNQGDEEGTEIDTLQFQLQVRCTRNPHAAKDSSDPNELYVNHKVYTRHMTWVPLGNQADLFPEGTIRPVHDDILIAQLRPGQEIDLLMHCVKGIGKDHAKFSPVATASYRLLPDITLLEPVEGDAAEELRRCFSPGVIEVQEVQGKKVARVANPRLDTFSREVFRNEKLKKVVRLARVRDHYIFSVESTGVLPPEVLVSEAIKVLMGKCQRFLDELDAVQMD from the exons ATGGCGGCTGCTCAGGCGGTGGAAGAATTGCGGACCCGCGTGGTTCTAGGGGAGTTCGGGGTTCGCAAT GTTCATACCACTGACTTTCCTGGTAACTATTCGGGTTATGATGATGCCTGGGACCAAGACCGCTTCGAGAAG AATTTCCGTGTGGATGTAGTGCACTTGGATGAAAACTCATTGGAGTTTGACATGGTGGGAATTGATGCAGCCATTGCCAATGCTTTTCGGCGCATTTTATTAGCTGAG GTGCCAACCATGGCTGTGGAAAAGGTCCTGGTGTACAACAACACGTCCATTGTCCAGGATGAGATCCTTGCTCATCGCTTGGGGCTCATTCCCATTCATGCTGATCCCCGTCTTTTTGAATATCGGAACCaag GAGATGAAGAAGGTACAGAGATAGATACTCTACAGTTTCAGCTTCAGGTCAGGTGCACTCGGAACCCCCATGCTGCTAAAGATTCCTCTGACCCCAATGAACTCTATGTGAACCATAAAG TGTACACCAGGCACATGACATGGGTGCCCCTGGGGAATCAGGCTGACCTCTTCCCAGAGGGCACGATCAGACCAGTGCATGATGATATTCTCATCGCTCAGCTACGGCCTGGCCAGGAGATTGATTTACTCATGCACTGTGTCAAGGGCATTG GCAAGGATCATGCCAAGTTTTCACCTGTGGCAACAGCCAGTTACAGGCTTCTGCCAGACATCACCCTGCTTGAGCCTGTGGAAGGGGATGCAGCGGAGGAGCTGAGGCGGTGCTTCTCGCCTGGTGTTATTGAGGTGCAGGAAGTCCAAG GTAAAAAGGTGGCCAGAGTTGCCAATCCCCGGCTAGATACCTTTAGCAGAGAAGTGTTCCGGAACGAGAAGCTGAAGAAGGTTGTACGACTTGCTCGAGTTCGGGACCACTATATCT TTTCTGTCGAGTCAACAGGGGTGTTGCCACCAGAGGTGCTAGTGAGTGAAGCCATCAAGGTACTGATGGGGAAGTGCCAACGGTTCTTGGATGAACTAGATGCAGTTCAGATGGACTGA